One genomic region from Antedon mediterranea chromosome 3, ecAntMedi1.1, whole genome shotgun sequence encodes:
- the LOC140044784 gene encoding NXPE family member 4-like, with product MSTQDNFTINYKHISKEIIQNASQTVQNTDNTSIQVQTNSGGMIDVMRSSIGLKNPDRPVKVGDFFSVIIQARDQYGQNCKGGDFFFATIGSESNHASGKITDFKNGTYEVLFFAGWPGVIDIYITLVHPSEAVDFIEQEIWPLEKRVVWKGNFGENKPETTKCSLGNSRDEHINECKYVQPLATGETALYCDKPKHTSCDSLNWIKSDDNYVNRMFAKLYKPHQLILSKSVTYIRLPEGTTSLTISNTTTMSNMLLPECKADLPKPRSEGFWTNNVWTSFQCKTKQWTKQEIIKCINGKHIVLMGDSTTRQWTEQLLKFMGVTRSKNTTKPSTKHIQHHSNIMMLDFYFHPYSIGSITHIYRVGKWEYEILDNLNVDTCNNYVIMVSPWAHYAQWTKESLIERLHLLRETLVRFIKRCPGAKILMKTPHPRNHSSQISLLYGSDKLLYNIYELYFSIFSGLGIHILDIWDMNLSYPSRNTIHMPTPVILQELFLMFSHICTV from the exons TCGACTCAAGATAACTTTACTATTAATTACAAACACATATCAAAAGAAATTATTCAAAACGCAAGTCAAACAGTACAGAATACTGATAATACGAGTATACAAGTACAAACGAACTCAGGAGGTATGATTGATGTAATGAGATCATCTATTGGTTTGAAGAATCCAGACAGACCTGTTAAAGTTGGTGATTTCTTTAGTGTAATAATCCAGGCACGTGATCAGTATGGTCAGAACTGCAAAGGAGGTGATTTTTTCTTTGCAACCATTGGATCTGAAAGCAACCACGCCTCAGGAAAAATAACCGACTTCAAAAACGGTACATATGAGGTGTTGTTCTTCGCCGGTTGGCCTGGTGTCATCGACATTTACATTACGCTTGTCCATCCATCAGAAGCAGTGGATTTTATTGAACAGGAAATATGGCCTTTGGAGAAAAGAGTTGTATGGAAAGGAAATTTTGGAGAAAATAAACCCGAAACAACAAAATGTAGTCTTGGTAATAGCAGAGATGAACACATAAATGAATGCAAGTATGTTCAGCCACTGGCCACGGGAGAGACTGCGTTGTATTGTGATAAACCAAAGCACACGTCATGTGATAGTTTGAATTGGATTAAGTCGGACGATAACTATGTGAATAGAATGTTTGCAAAGCTCTATAAACCACACCAATTGATATTATCTAA GTCTGTGACGTATATACGTTTGCCTGAAGGTACAACTTCACTAACAATAAGCAACACAA cTACGATGAGTAACATGCTACTACCAGAATGCAAGGCAGATTTACCAAAGCCTCGTAGTGAGGGGTTCTGGACAAACAATGTGTGGACATCCTTTCAATGCAAGACAAAACAATGGACAAAACAAGAAATTATCAAATGCATAAACGGAAAACACATCGTTTTAATGGGTGATTCTACAACAAGACAATGGACTGAACAGTTGCTGAAGTTTATGGGAGTTACAAGGAGTAAAAACACTACTAAACCGAGCACTAAGCATATCCAGCATCATAGTAATATTATGATGCTAGATTTCTATTTCCATCCGTATAGCATCGGTTCTATCACGCATATATATCGCGTCGGAAAATGGGAGTATGAAATATTAGATAATCTTAATGTAGATACTTGCAATAACTACGTCATAATGGTGAGTCCCTGGGCCCATTATGCGCAATGGACCAAAGAAAGTTTAATTGAAAGGTTGCATCTTTTGCGAGAGACACTTGTGCGATTCATAAAACGTTGCCCGGGTGCAAAGATACTGATGAAGACTCCACACCCTCGAAACCACAGTTCACAGATTTCGCTACTATATGGCAGCGATAAACTATTGTACAACATATACGAGCTATATTTTAGCATTTTCTCGGGGTTAGGTATTCATATTTTAGATATCTGGGATATGAACTTGTCGTATCCGAGTAGGAATACTATTCACATGCCGACACCGGTTATATTGCAAGAACTCTTTTTGATGTTTTCGCATATATGTACTGTGTAg